A portion of the Syngnathoides biaculeatus isolate LvHL_M chromosome 7, ASM1980259v1, whole genome shotgun sequence genome contains these proteins:
- the LOC133503670 gene encoding tyrosine-protein kinase ZAP-70, protein MSMDPAAELPFFYGSISRSEAEQHLKLAGMADGLFLLRQCLRSLGGYVLSLVWNLEFYHYPIEKQLNDTYCIGGSIPHCGPAELCEFYSKDPDGLVCALKKPCLRSSDTPIRPSVFDSLKENMLREYVKQTWNLEGEAMEQAIISQAPQLEKLIATTAHEKMSWYHGKIPRKESERLLYCGTQPDGKFLIRDRDESGTFALSVMYGRAVYHYQILHDKSGKYYMPEGLKFDTICQLVEYLKIKPDGMVTVLGDACVNRAAGMQPSFPANRRTGPNRYTPPPRAVTLTPVAPAPADNALPMDCIGFNPYHNPNDIKKFNIPRSRLFIDEVELGSGNFGCVKKGVLDSDKVQLDVAIKVLKSDNEKLMKVEMMREAEIMHQLSNPFIVRMLGLCNAESLMLVMEMASCGPLNKFLSSNKDTVEVEDIVNLMHQVSMGMKYLEEKSFVHRDLAARNVLLVNRHFAKISDFGLSKALGADSEYYKARSTGPWPLKWYAPECINFRKFSSKSDVWSFGITMWEAFSYGGKPYKKMKQAEVNSFLESGKRLACPAKCPDRMYALMQECWTYKHEDRPDFKKVEESMRAYHYSVSKKVKASEAATAAEPNK, encoded by the exons ATGTCCATGGATCCCGCAGCAGAACTGCCTTTTTTCTACGGCAGCATCAGTCGCTCCGAAGCTGAGCAGCATTTAAAACTGGCCGGTATGGCTGACGGCCTGTTCCTGCTGCGTCAATGTCTGCGGAGTTTGGGTGGATATGTCCTCTCTCTTGTATGGAACTTGGAGTTCTACCATTACCCCATTGAGAAACAGCTTAATGACACTTACTGCATCGGAGGAAGCATACCCCACTGTGGGCCTGCTGAGCTCTGCGAGTTTTACAGCAAGGACCCTGATGGGCTGGTGTGTGCTCTGAAGAAACCTTGCTTACGGTCCTCGGACACACCGATCCGGCCCAGTGTGTTTGATAGCCTGAAGGAAAACATGCTGAGGGAGTATGTGAAGCAAACCTGGAACCTTGAG GGTGAAGCAATGGAGCAGGCCATCATCAGTCAAGCGCCTCAACTGGAAAAGCTGATCGCCACTACGGCCCACGAGAAGATGTCGTGGTATCACGGCAAAATCCCCCGAAAGGAAAGTGAGAGGCTGCTTTACTGCGGAACACAACCAGATGGCAAGTTTCT GATTCGCGATAGAGACGAGTCTGGTACTTTTGCACTCTCTGTAATGTATGGAAGAGCCGTTTATCACTATCAAATCCTCCATGACAAGTCGGGAAAATACTACATGCCAGAGGGACTGAAGTTTGACACTATTTGCCAG CTGGTAGAATACCTGAAGATTAAACCTGATGGCATGGTGACAGTTCTGGGGGATGCATGTGTCAACCGAGCTGCTGGAA tgcaacCCAGTTTCCCCGCAAAT AGGCGAACAGGCCCGAACCGCTACACACCACCACCTCGAG CTGTGACTTTGACGCCAGTCGCACCTGCGCCTGCAGATAATGCGCTTCCAATGGACTGCATTGGCTTTAACCCTTATCACAACCCCAACGACATAAAGAAGTTCAACATCCCGAGGAGTCGACTTTTCATTGACGAGGTGGAACTCGGCTCTGGCAACTTTGGCTGCGTCAAGAAGGGCGTCCTGGATAGTGACAA GGTCCAGTTAGATGTAGCCATCAAGGTGCTGAAGAGCGACAATGAGAAGCTCATGAAGGTGGAGATGATGAGGGAGGCCGAGATCATGCACCAATTGAGTAATCCCTTCATTGTCCGGATGCTGGGGCTATGCAATGCTGAGAGTTTGATGCTGGTCATGGAGATGGCATCGTGTGGACCGCTCAACAAGTTTCTCTCCTCAAATAA GGACACAGTGGAAGTGGAGGACATTGTCAACCTGATGCATCAGGTGTCGATGGGAATGAAATATCTGGAAGAGAAAAGCTTTGTGCATCGGGATTTGGCAGCGCGCAACGTCCTGCTGGTCAACCGACATTTCGCCAAAATTAGTGACTTTGGCCTGTCCAAGGCCCTGGGAGCCGACAGCGAGTACTACAAG GCCCGTTCTACGGGACCATGGCCGCTGAAGTGGTACGCACCCGAATGCATAAACTTCCGCAAATTCTCCAGTAAAAGTGATGTGTGGAGTTTTGGCATCACCATGTGGGAAGCCTTCTCATATGGCGGGAAACCTTATAAG AAAATGAAACAAGCGGAGGTGAACAGTTTCCTTGAAAGTGGGAAACGCTTGGCGTGTCCGGCCAAATGTCCGGATCGAATGTATGCACTGATGCAAGAATGCTGGACGTACAA ACATGAGGACCGTCCTGACTTCAAAAAGGTGGAAGAGAGCATGAGAGCTTACCATTATTCCGTATCAAAGAAGGTTAAGGCATCGGAGGCAGCCACTGCTGCGGAACCCAACAAGTAG
- the mob3a gene encoding MOB kinase activator 3A, protein MSMALKQVFNKDRTFRPKRKFEPGTQRFELHKKAQASLNAGLDLKQAVQLPHGEDLNDWVAVHVVDFFNRINLIYGTISDSCTDQTCPVMSGGPKYEYRWQDEHKYKRPTALSAPKYMSLLMDWIEVQINNENIFPTNVGTPFPKTFMQVAKKILSRLFRVFVHVYIHHFDRVSQMGAEAHVNTCYKHFYYFVTEFNLTDHKELEPLKEMTSRMCH, encoded by the exons ATGTCCATGGCCCTGAAACAAGTTTTCAACAAAGACAGGACATTCCGGCCCAAGCGCAAGTTTGAGCCCGGCACGCAGCGATTTGAGCTGCACAAGAAGGCCCAGGCCTCTCTGAATGCAGGCTTGGACCTGAAGCAGGCTGTGCAGCTTCCCCACGGGGAGGACCTCAACGACTGGGTGGCAGTCCACGTCGTCGACTTCTTCAACCGCATCAACCTCATCTACGGCACCATCAGCGATTCCTGCACCGACCAGACCTGCCCCGTAATGTCTGGCGGCCCCAAGTACGAATATCGCTGGCAGGATGAACACAAGTACAAGAGGCCCACTGCGCTGTCGGCCCCCAAATACATGAGCCTACTTATGGACTGGATCGAGGTCCAAATCAACAATGAAAACATCTTCCCCACAAATGTCG GTACTCCATTCCCTAAGACCTTCATGCAGGTGGCTAAGAAGATTTTATCCCGCCTGTTCCGTGTGTTTGTCCACGTCTACATTCACCACTTTGATCGCGTCAGCCAAATGGGGGCAGAAGCTCACGTCAATACCTGCTACAAGCATTTCTATTACTTTGTCACAGAGTTCAACCTCACGGACCACAAGGAGCTGGAGCCTCTG AAAGAGATGACCTCTCGAATGTGCCACTGA
- the mknk2b gene encoding MAP kinase-interacting serine/threonine-protein kinase 2b: MVQNKITEVTGFHRSFKGQNPFATDDFTKNGSHLIDSSFDFDSSPRHDIPSSQPIDIPDAKKRNKKKKRCRATDSFSGRFEDVYRLQDEVLGEGAYAKVQTCINLITNKEYAVKIIEKRPGHSRSRVFREVEMLYQCQGHSNILELVEFFEEEDKFYLVFEKLRGGSILAHIHKRQHFSEQEARVVVQDIARALDFLHNKGMAHRDLKPENILCESADKISPVKICDFDLGSGIKLNSDSSPISTPELLTPCGSAEYMAPEVVEAFSEEATIYDKRCDLWSLGVILYIMLSGYPPFVGHCGGDCGWELGEPCHRCQNTLFESIQEGKYEFPDKDWAHIASSAKDLISKLLVRDAKNRLSASQVLQHPWVQEGTSDTLPTPVFHQRSSNARDLTFFADKAMAVNRQLAEQDGIEDQHHLETPFVVTAAGSSMRLSPPSNSHLARRRQRSSQPKGGPVSAAELRQLLAPLVIVGDCA; this comes from the exons ATGGTGCAAAATAAGATCACCGAAGTCACCGGATTCCATCGCTCCTTTAAG GGGCAAAATCCGTTTGCAACAGATGACTTCACCAAAAACGGATCTCATCTTATTGATTCatcatttgattttgattcCTCCCCAAGGCATG ACATACCTTCCAGCCAGCCTATTGACATCCCTGATGCTAAGAAgagaaacaagaagaagaagcgttGCAGGGCAACAGACAGTTTCTCTGGGCGATTTGAGG ATGTTTACAGACTCCAGGATGAAGTCCTGGGGGAGGGTGCCTACGCAAAGGTGCAAACATGCATAAACCTTATAACCAACAAAGAGTACGCTGTTAAG ATAATTGAAAAAAGACCAGGCCACAGTCGCAGTCGTGTCTTTCGTGAGGTAGAAATGCTCTACCAGTGCCAGGGCCACAG TAACATCCTTGAACTGGTGGAGTTctttgaagaagaagacaaattcTACCTAGTGTTTGAGAAGCTCAGGGGAG GGTCAATTTTGGCACACATTCACAAGAGGCAGCATTTCAGTGAGCAGGAAGCCAGAGTTGTCGTCCAGGACATTGCTAGAGCCCTGGACTTCCTGCATAACAAAG GAATGGCACACAGAGACCTCAAACCTGAAAACATCCTCTGCGAAAGTGCAGACAAG ATTTCCCCAGTTAAGATTTGTGACTTCGACCTGGGCAGTGGGATCAAGCTTAACAGTGACAGCTCACCCATCTCCACCCCTGAGCTCCTCACACCT tgtGGCTCGGCAGAGTACATGGCACCTGAGGTGGTGGAGGCCTTCAGTGAGGAGGCCACTATTTATGACAAGCGCTGTGACCTCTGGAGCCTGGGAGTCATCTTATACATCATGCTGAGTGGTTACCCACCCTTCGTAGGCCATTGTGGGGGTGACTGTGGCTGGGAATTGGGGGAACCCTGCCACAGGTGCCAG AACACTTTGTTTGAAAGTATTCAGGAAGGAAAGTACGAGTTTCCTGACAAAGACTGGGCTCATATCGCCTCAAGTGCCAAAGACCTTATATCCAAACTACTGGTTCGGGATGCCAAAAATCGCCTTAGCGCTAGCCAGGTGCTGCAGCACCCTTGGGTGCAGGAG gGTACATCTGACACTTTGCCAACACCAGTTTTTCATCAGAG AAGCAGCAACGCGAGGGATCTGACATTCTTTGCGGACAAGGCCATGGCTGTGAACCGGCAGTTGGCAGAACAGGATGGCATTGAAGACCAGCATCATCTGGAGACCCCCTTTGTGGTCACTGCCGCTGGCTCTTCCATGCGCCTCTCTCCTCCTTCTAACTCTCATCTGGCAAGACGACGGCAACGCAGCAGCCAGCCCAAGGGCGGCCCCGTCTCTGCTGCTGAACTCCGTCAGCTCTTGGCCCCTCTTGTTATTGTGGGGGACTGTGCCTGA